From the genome of Gammaproteobacteria bacterium, one region includes:
- the miaB gene encoding tRNA (N6-isopentenyl adenosine(37)-C2)-methylthiotransferase MiaB: MGAGAPTAATGSGTAVRLPVAAPKRVYIETYGCQMNISDGELMAGVLERRGYAVAETPGQADVVLVNTCAIREHAERRVLGRVSQLNGLKRDNPDLVIGVTGCMAQRMGDTLLEQAPYVDLVMGPDGYRELPERLDALSEPGRRLSVLSLDPAENYEGLEQRRTSRISAWVPIQRGCDHRCTFCIVPYVRGPEKNRRPEEVLAEIRSIAANGVTEVTLLGQTVNSYARGDWSFARLLAGVARIPGIRRVRFTSPHPNDVTPELVAVMASEPAVCEQLHLPAQSGNNRTLKRMLRRYTVESFLERVEMVREAIPDIALSTDVICAFPGETRNDFEDTLDLLRTVRFDDVYTYRYSPREGTPATRMPAHWFIEDGEAGARLRELIKVARAVQTEINRSEVGRVEEVLVEKEARGPGQMLGRTRRGKVVAFAAPTSLEGAYAIVELTGTSGATFTGRRLANGSQPAEPI, encoded by the coding sequence GTGGGTGCCGGGGCCCCGACCGCCGCGACAGGATCCGGTACCGCCGTCCGGCTGCCGGTGGCCGCCCCCAAGCGCGTCTACATCGAGACCTACGGCTGCCAGATGAACATCAGCGACGGCGAGCTGATGGCCGGCGTTCTCGAGCGGCGGGGTTATGCCGTGGCCGAGACCCCCGGGCAGGCCGACGTGGTTCTGGTGAACACCTGCGCCATCCGCGAGCACGCGGAACGGCGCGTCCTGGGCCGGGTGTCGCAGCTGAACGGCCTGAAGCGCGACAACCCCGATCTCGTGATCGGCGTCACCGGCTGCATGGCCCAGCGCATGGGCGACACGCTTCTGGAACAGGCCCCCTACGTCGACCTGGTGATGGGCCCGGACGGATACCGCGAGTTGCCGGAGCGTCTCGACGCCCTCTCCGAGCCCGGACGGCGCCTCTCGGTCCTCTCCCTGGATCCGGCGGAGAACTACGAAGGCCTCGAGCAGCGCCGCACGTCCCGCATCTCGGCGTGGGTTCCGATCCAGCGCGGCTGCGATCACCGCTGCACCTTCTGCATCGTCCCGTACGTCCGCGGCCCCGAGAAGAACCGCCGTCCCGAGGAGGTCCTGGCGGAGATCCGGAGCATCGCCGCCAACGGCGTCACCGAGGTCACCCTGCTGGGACAGACCGTGAACTCCTACGCCCGGGGGGACTGGAGCTTTGCGCGCCTGCTCGCCGGCGTGGCCCGCATCCCCGGCATCCGGCGCGTGCGCTTCACCTCGCCGCACCCGAACGACGTCACGCCCGAACTCGTGGCGGTGATGGCCTCCGAGCCCGCCGTGTGCGAGCAGCTGCATCTGCCCGCGCAGTCCGGCAACAACCGCACCCTGAAGCGCATGCTGCGCCGCTACACGGTGGAGAGCTTCCTCGAGCGGGTGGAGATGGTGCGCGAGGCGATCCCGGACATCGCACTTTCCACCGACGTCATCTGCGCCTTCCCGGGCGAAACCCGCAACGACTTCGAGGACACCCTGGATCTGCTGCGCACGGTCCGCTTCGACGACGTCTACACCTATCGCTACTCGCCCCGCGAGGGGACCCCTGCGACCCGCATGCCGGCGCACTGGTTCATCGAGGACGGCGAGGCGGGGGCCCGCCTGCGGGAGCTGATCAAGGTGGCCCGTGCCGTCCAGACCGAGATCAACCGCTCGGAGGTGGGGCGGGTCGAGGAAGTGCTGGTCGAAAAGGAAGCCCGGGGTCCGGGGCAGATGCTGGGCCGCACCCGGCGTGGAAAGGTGGTCGCCTTTGCCGCGCCCACCAGCCTCGAGGGCGCGTACGCGATCGTCGAGCTCACCGGAACCAGCGGGGCCACGTTCACGGGCCGCCGGCTGGCGAACGGATCCCAGCCTGCGGAGCCGATTTGA
- the alr gene encoding alanine racemase, whose translation MVRLDDPRARAWVEVDAAALRANLAHIREAAGDSAAVIPMVKANAYGLGVREAVAVLETDEPGGYGVATVEEGLEVRALGVGRPVLVMTPPPASSLPAAVDAGLTLCFSDLHNLRALAGEAARRGRGATFHMEVDTGMGRAGLDWRSAPSWGREVAALAARPLRWGGCYTHFHSADEAAGTIDRQWARLQEAVGHLSLPADAWVHACNSAAVLRRPQYAASAVRPGLFLYGGASAPDLPRPAPVAAVRARITLVRDVPAGSSVGYGATHVARGRERWATVAIGYGDGLPRALGNRGHALVRGRRVPLVGRISMDVTVVEISRVPAARPGDIVTFIGSDRDDEITVEEVADQAGTINYEVLTGLTGRLPRIWQA comes from the coding sequence ATGGTGAGGCTCGACGATCCCCGGGCGCGCGCCTGGGTTGAGGTCGATGCCGCGGCGCTGCGCGCAAACCTGGCGCACATCCGCGAAGCCGCCGGCGACTCCGCCGCAGTCATCCCGATGGTGAAGGCGAACGCGTACGGCCTGGGCGTGCGCGAGGCGGTAGCGGTCCTGGAGACCGATGAGCCCGGCGGCTACGGGGTGGCGACGGTGGAGGAGGGGCTGGAGGTGCGGGCGCTCGGGGTGGGGCGCCCGGTGCTGGTGATGACCCCGCCCCCCGCTTCCTCCCTCCCCGCGGCCGTGGACGCGGGCCTGACCCTGTGTTTCTCCGATCTGCACAACCTGCGCGCCCTGGCCGGGGAGGCCGCCCGCCGCGGACGCGGCGCGACCTTCCACATGGAAGTGGACACGGGGATGGGCAGGGCCGGTCTCGACTGGCGCTCGGCGCCGTCCTGGGGGAGAGAAGTGGCGGCGCTGGCCGCCCGCCCCCTCCGCTGGGGCGGATGCTACACCCACTTCCACTCGGCCGACGAGGCCGCGGGCACCATCGACCGGCAGTGGGCGCGCCTGCAGGAGGCCGTCGGCCACCTGTCCCTGCCCGCGGACGCCTGGGTCCACGCCTGCAACTCCGCCGCCGTCCTGCGCCGCCCGCAGTACGCGGCCAGCGCGGTGCGTCCCGGCCTCTTCCTGTACGGCGGAGCATCCGCGCCCGACCTGCCGCGACCCGCCCCGGTGGCGGCCGTGCGCGCCCGCATCACCCTGGTGCGCGACGTCCCTGCGGGCAGCTCCGTGGGCTACGGCGCCACCCACGTCGCGCGCGGGCGCGAGCGATGGGCCACGGTCGCGATCGGGTACGGCGACGGCCTGCCGCGCGCGCTGGGCAACCGCGGGCACGCCCTGGTGCGCGGGCGGCGGGTGCCGCTGGTCGGAAGGATCTCCATGGACGTGACGGTGGTAGAGATCTCGCGCGTCCCCGCCGCGCGCCCCGGCGATATCGTTACATTTATCGGTTCCGACCGGGATGATGAAATCACGGTCGAGGAGGTGGCGGACCAGGCCGGCACCATCAACTACGAGGTCCTGACCGGTCTGACCGGCCGACTTCCGCGGATCTGGCAAGCATGA
- the mazG gene encoding nucleoside triphosphate pyrophosphohydrolase, which translates to MTTSERSTTHPSETTASDGIAPSEGVLDRALAIVEFLRANCPWDRAQTAESLIPYLIEESREVVDAIRSGDAGELEGELGDLLLNVAFQIVLAEAAGAFDRDSVVDRLETKMKRRHPHLFGEGEREDWEALKARELSDDESVLSGLPGGLEPLVRAHRIQEKLSGVGFDWEDAEGARLKVAEELEEIRAALGRGNPREVMDEAGDLLFTAVNLARLAGVHATNALARTNRKVEARFRRVEELARDGGRRVAEMSLEELDALWDAVKAEARDAEETPGG; encoded by the coding sequence GTGACCACAAGCGAACGCAGCACCACGCATCCATCCGAAACCACGGCATCCGACGGCATCGCCCCTTCGGAGGGCGTTCTCGACCGCGCGCTCGCCATCGTCGAGTTCCTGCGCGCCAACTGTCCCTGGGACCGGGCCCAGACCGCGGAGTCGCTCATCCCCTACCTCATCGAGGAAAGCCGGGAAGTAGTGGATGCGATTCGCTCCGGGGACGCCGGGGAACTGGAGGGGGAACTCGGCGATCTGCTGCTCAACGTGGCCTTTCAGATCGTGCTGGCCGAGGCGGCCGGCGCCTTCGACCGGGATTCGGTGGTGGATCGGCTGGAGACGAAGATGAAGCGGCGGCATCCCCACCTCTTCGGCGAGGGCGAGCGGGAGGACTGGGAGGCGCTCAAGGCAAGGGAGCTTTCGGACGACGAGAGCGTTCTCTCGGGGCTTCCCGGCGGGTTGGAACCGCTCGTGCGCGCACATCGCATTCAGGAGAAGCTGAGCGGGGTCGGCTTCGACTGGGAAGACGCCGAAGGAGCCCGGCTCAAGGTGGCCGAGGAACTCGAGGAGATTCGGGCGGCGCTCGGCCGGGGAAATCCCCGGGAGGTGATGGACGAGGCCGGCGATCTCCTCTTCACGGCGGTCAACCTCGCGCGCCTCGCCGGCGTGCATGCGACCAACGCGCTCGCGCGCACCAACCGCAAGGTGGAAGCCCGCTTCCGGCGCGTGGAGGAACTCGCGCGCGACGGCGGCAGGCGGGTGGCGGAGATGTCGCTGGAAGAACTGGACGCGCTCTGGGACGCGGTGAAGGCGGAGGCGCGGGACGCGGAGGAGACGCCGGGCGGCTGA